Within Spinacia oleracea cultivar Varoflay chromosome 4, BTI_SOV_V1, whole genome shotgun sequence, the genomic segment CGAATGCCCCTCATTTGGAGAAGTGCAAGTCAAAAGGCTTGATGAACAAGAGGCTAGATACACGTGTTGGTAATGCAACATTTCCCCCTTGGACCCTTTGGAAGGGTTCATTAGATATCTACTCTAATCTGGCTTCGGAGTTGAATGATTTCAGGCATCAGGATATATCTCAAGGTGCTTATCCTCCATGGGTATGTAATATATGTATATTAACAATAATAATCTCCAATATATGTAGTTTACCTTTTGTTCATTATCTAATATGGATGGATCTGCTTCCTTTTTGGCAGATAACGGGATCCAATGAAGAAAATTACCCCTTAACAAGAAAAGTGCAGCGTGATGTATGGCTTCATCAGCATCCGTTAAACTGTGGTGACCCTCAAGTTAAGTTTCTTGTGGCTGATTGGGAAACACTCCcagggtttgggataggtgctCAAATTGCAGGAATGTGTGGACTTCTTGCTCTTGCCATTACTGAGAACAGGGTGCTTGTAACAAATTACTATAACCGTGCTGATCATCAGGGCTGCCAAGGTAATACACTAATACCATTAAATGAATTATAGGCATCATATAAAGGTGTTGTTTACTATCAACAAACTAAGAATGCTGaatgtttttactttttacaGGGTCATCTCGTGCAAGTTGGTCTTGCTATTTCCTTCCTGAAACATCCCAAGAATGTCGTGATCGTGCTATTGAACTGATGCATAACAAAGAAGCATGGGAAAAGGGTATCATAAAAGCAAAAGAGAACTACACATCTAAAGAGATATGGGCAGGACGGACTCCCAGGTTGATTTAATTTCTTGTGTATTTTTcttgtaaattaattaaagagatGGAGTGACTGACACTGTATGAGATATTTACTACAGAAACTGGGGTAGTCCTTGGAGTTATTTGCAACCAACAACAGAAATAAACGGGAGTTTTGTAGCATTTCATCGGAAAATGGACAGAAGATGGTGGCGAGCACAGGTAACTACTAACTAGTTCATGGATTTGTCACTTGCCCTTTCCCCATTCCATAATATCCGACTCTGTATATTGAATGACTTGTACAAGTACAAGATAGTGATTGATTGAATATATGATGATATTGAGTGTCCGTCAGGCTGTGCGGTACCTGATGAGGTTTCCGAGTGATAAGACATGCCATCTAATGAATGTTGCCCGACATGGTGCATTTGGAAAGGAAGCTGCAGAAATGGTAGTTGCAAATATAAAGGAAGAGACAGATGAGGGTGGTGCATCGGAGATAGAAAAATACGTATGGTCGAACCGCAGACCATGGATTCCAAGACCAGTGTTAAGCATGCACGTAAGAATGGGAGACAAAGCTTGCGAAATGAAGGTGGTGGAATTCAAGGAGTACATGCGTCTTGCTAATAGAATAAGAAAACAGTTCCCTAACTTAAGGACGATATGGCTGTCCACCGAGATGCAACAAGTCATTGACCTCACTAAGCTATACACTTCATCtggatctggatctggatctggatctggatctggatctGGATGGAAGTTCTACTTCACCAATGTGAAAAGGCAGCTGGTCAGTAACATTACAATGGCAACCTATGAGGCCAGCCTTGGAAGAAAGACAAGTACAGAATATCCTTTAGTCAACTTCTTGATGGCTACTGAGGCTGATTTCTTCATCGGCGCCTTGGGTTCCACCTGGTGTTTTTTGATCGATGGTATGAGAAATACAGGTGGCAAAGTTATGGCTGGATATCTCAGTGTTAACAAGGACAGATTTTGGTGAACAAAAACCCTTGAACAAACTTCAACTTTGATTCAGACTACATTCTATCACAATTTTGCTTTCTTGTGTACAAATATGTTATCACTAGATCATTTTcctgtatgtatatatatactctAATAGAGCTATTTACTCTACTTAGGTTGCTTGTTAATACTTGGTATATGTACAATATTCTTATCAATTCGAAACTTGCATGTTGCTTGTTAATACTTGGTATATGTACAATATTCTTATCAATTCGAAACTTGCATGCataatactccgtactaaaATGGAGGGGTAAGGTTGCATAAATTTCCTTTGAGCTTTGTATTGTAGACAACTAGTTTTGTATACTATGAGTATGAGTGTATTGTAGACAAAATTTGCAATGTATTGCAAAAGCAATTTTGGAACAAGAAACATTAGTCAACACGAGTTTCAAACAAGTAACATATTAGTGTATCTATCACCATCAAGCTACATTGACATTGATATGATATGATCCCTAAACTACACCTCAAAATAAGTACAAACACCCAACATTTGAACATGGATCAACATACATGAAAACAGAAAGTTACAAA encodes:
- the LOC110793662 gene encoding uncharacterized protein, which encodes MEAEDQKGLERVLSQKALSMSSSFPCQICVVGFLCGVCLTSLFLAGLTSFGRFEFEGIQFHQISAPIMPWNSNSHITMGDSGLKQMRTVEREMNENDDDKVSLLYSAWSSLLNESQEAWTNTQSSIPNAPHLEKCKSKGLMNKRLDTRVGNATFPPWTLWKGSLDIYSNLASELNDFRHQDISQGAYPPWITGSNEENYPLTRKVQRDVWLHQHPLNCGDPQVKFLVADWETLPGFGIGAQIAGMCGLLALAITENRVLVTNYYNRADHQGCQGSSRASWSCYFLPETSQECRDRAIELMHNKEAWEKGIIKAKENYTSKEIWAGRTPRNWGSPWSYLQPTTEINGSFVAFHRKMDRRWWRAQAVRYLMRFPSDKTCHLMNVARHGAFGKEAAEMVVANIKEETDEGGASEIEKYVWSNRRPWIPRPVLSMHVRMGDKACEMKVVEFKEYMRLANRIRKQFPNLRTIWLSTEMQQVIDLTKLYTSSGSGSGSGSGSGSGWKFYFTNVKRQLVSNITMATYEASLGRKTSTEYPLVNFLMATEADFFIGALGSTWCFLIDGMRNTGGKVMAGYLSVNKDRFW